The following proteins are encoded in a genomic region of Cellulomonas sp. ES6:
- a CDS encoding ABC transporter permease — MATRAIVITPPGRLPLPSVRELWEAREVFTRFGTRDLKLRYRQTALGVIWVVLQPLLSAGIFSVVFGQIANLSSDGVPYFVFSFAGMLAWTLFNGIVSRAAPSLVNNQALVSKVFFPRMLVPLSSVLSVLVDFLVASALMVVLLLVYGVQPGWAIVTLPLWVLAVILLGSGLGMACSALMVKFRDVAYVVPFALQTLLYASPLAYSLSEVGESIRWLFDINPLTWVLEGFRWALLDLAQPAPWQMVATAVVSVVVFAGGALVFSKMERGFADVI; from the coding sequence ATGGCCACGCGCGCGATCGTCATCACCCCGCCCGGCCGGCTGCCGCTGCCGTCCGTCCGCGAGCTGTGGGAGGCCCGCGAGGTCTTCACCCGGTTCGGCACCCGGGACCTCAAGCTGCGTTACCGGCAGACGGCGCTCGGCGTCATCTGGGTGGTGCTGCAGCCGCTGCTGAGCGCCGGCATCTTCTCGGTCGTCTTCGGGCAGATCGCGAACCTGTCGAGCGACGGCGTGCCGTACTTCGTGTTCTCGTTCGCCGGGATGCTCGCGTGGACGCTGTTCAACGGCATCGTGTCCCGGGCGGCGCCGTCGCTGGTGAACAACCAGGCGCTGGTGTCGAAGGTGTTCTTCCCCCGGATGCTGGTGCCCCTGTCGTCGGTGCTGTCCGTGCTGGTGGACTTCCTCGTGGCGTCCGCCCTCATGGTGGTGCTGCTGCTGGTGTACGGCGTGCAGCCCGGGTGGGCGATCGTGACGCTGCCGCTGTGGGTGCTGGCGGTCATCCTGCTGGGCTCCGGTCTCGGCATGGCGTGCTCGGCGCTCATGGTGAAGTTCCGCGACGTGGCGTACGTGGTGCCGTTCGCGCTGCAGACGCTGCTGTACGCGAGCCCGCTGGCGTACTCGCTGTCCGAGGTGGGCGAGAGCATCCGCTGGCTGTTCGACATCAACCCGCTGACGTGGGTGCTCGAGGGCTTCCGCTGGGCGCTGCTCGACCTCGCCCAGCCGGCCCCGTGGCAGATGGTCGCCACGGCCGTCGTCAGCGTCGTCGTGTTCGCCGGCGGCGCCCTCGTCTTCTCGAAGATGGAACGTGGCTTCGCGGACGTGATCTGA
- a CDS encoding glycosyltransferase family 2 protein, whose translation MPPRATVGIPVYNGEKYLPAALDSVRAQDEEDIEIVISDNASTDATEEICRAAAAEDPRIRYVRQAENRGGRWNFNHLVELARAPYFTWAAADDIRRPAFVRRCLEVFADSDPATVLVYPRTQIIDAGGLVTEDLNDADLACDEPTPHERMAHFLRAQAAHIFYGLHRTEALRSTRGIRPTVGNDLVILAELACRGPFALVPEQLFLQRRHAEQFSAQGQAQIAWHAPKASVRFAFPHTKVSVELVRGVLSSPLDAAETARCLATIPVAWTLPRWRGPAADVWAALGLQPRSSRR comes from the coding sequence ATGCCACCCCGGGCCACCGTGGGGATCCCCGTCTACAACGGGGAGAAGTACCTGCCCGCCGCCCTCGACTCCGTGCGCGCGCAGGACGAGGAGGACATCGAGATCGTCATCTCCGATAACGCCTCCACCGACGCCACCGAGGAGATCTGCCGCGCGGCGGCCGCCGAGGACCCGCGCATCCGGTACGTCCGGCAGGCGGAGAACCGCGGCGGGCGGTGGAACTTCAACCACCTCGTCGAGCTCGCGCGGGCGCCCTACTTCACGTGGGCCGCCGCGGACGACATCCGGCGCCCCGCCTTCGTGCGCCGGTGCCTGGAGGTGTTCGCCGACTCCGACCCCGCGACGGTGCTCGTCTACCCGCGCACGCAGATCATCGACGCCGGCGGCCTGGTCACCGAGGACCTCAACGACGCCGACCTGGCCTGCGACGAGCCGACGCCGCACGAGCGGATGGCGCACTTCCTGCGGGCGCAGGCCGCCCACATCTTCTACGGCCTGCACCGCACCGAGGCCCTGCGCAGCACGCGCGGCATCCGGCCGACGGTCGGCAACGACCTCGTGATCCTCGCGGAGCTGGCGTGCCGCGGGCCGTTCGCCCTGGTCCCGGAACAGCTGTTCCTGCAGCGCCGGCACGCCGAGCAGTTCTCCGCGCAGGGCCAGGCGCAGATCGCGTGGCACGCCCCGAAGGCGTCCGTCCGGTTCGCGTTCCCCCACACGAAGGTCAGCGTCGAGCTGGTGCGCGGCGTGCTGTCCTCGCCCCTGGACGCCGCCGAGACGGCCCGATGCCTGGCGACGATCCCGGTGGCGTGGACGCTGCCGCGCTGGCGCGGGCCCGCCGCGGACGTGTGGGCGGCGCTGGGCCTGCAGCCGCGGAGCTCGCGGCGGTGA
- a CDS encoding glycosyltransferase family 4 protein: protein MSAVAGGATADAAPGGVPAARVPEVHVLTPGDHFSPRTGSAIPTVVDGLCAALPAGTTPRPRVVVADGTYPDRYPSAEAVGYPQAAARRTDRYLDAAAGRLGLPRPGVRRTLRPTLAAQDDWDPGVVLAHNAPQLVPLVHERHAAVLYAHNLLLRTYSPREADRVLGRAAAIVCVSAALAEQTAAHLPARLRDRLRVVPNGVDTARFAPRADPARGERLRVLFVGRMIPDKGADVLVSAVERLGRDDVALTLVGSQNFDAGARPSPYERDLRERAAALGDRVRMLPFTARAEVAELYRQADVVVVPSRWAEPFALTVMEGMASGVPVVASAAGGIPEVLGDAGVAVRPDDPDDLAAALEALADDETLRRQVGARCRRRAEARDWRWARGVLDGVLAEVAGVSPTPVG from the coding sequence GTGAGCGCGGTGGCGGGAGGCGCGACGGCGGACGCGGCTCCGGGTGGCGTCCCGGCCGCCCGGGTCCCGGAGGTGCACGTCCTCACGCCCGGGGACCACTTCTCGCCCCGGACGGGGTCGGCCATCCCGACGGTCGTCGACGGGCTGTGCGCCGCCCTGCCCGCGGGCACGACCCCGCGCCCGCGCGTCGTGGTCGCCGACGGCACCTACCCCGACCGCTACCCGAGCGCCGAGGCGGTGGGCTACCCGCAGGCCGCGGCGCGCCGCACGGACCGCTACCTGGACGCCGCCGCGGGACGGCTCGGCCTCCCCCGGCCGGGCGTCCGCCGGACGCTGCGCCCGACCCTCGCGGCGCAGGACGACTGGGACCCCGGCGTGGTGCTCGCGCACAACGCGCCGCAGCTCGTGCCGCTGGTGCACGAGCGGCACGCGGCCGTGCTGTACGCGCACAACCTGCTGCTGCGCACGTACTCCCCGCGCGAGGCGGACCGGGTGCTCGGGCGCGCGGCGGCGATCGTCTGCGTCAGCGCCGCGCTCGCCGAGCAGACCGCGGCGCACCTGCCCGCGCGGCTGCGCGACCGGCTGCGGGTGGTGCCCAACGGGGTCGACACCGCACGGTTCGCCCCGCGGGCCGACCCCGCGCGCGGCGAGCGGCTGCGCGTGCTGTTCGTCGGCCGGATGATCCCCGACAAGGGCGCGGACGTGCTGGTCTCCGCGGTCGAGCGCCTCGGCCGGGACGACGTGGCGCTGACGCTCGTCGGCTCGCAGAACTTCGACGCGGGCGCCCGGCCCTCCCCCTACGAGCGCGACCTGCGGGAGCGGGCGGCGGCGCTCGGCGACCGGGTCCGGATGCTGCCGTTCACCGCGCGGGCCGAGGTCGCGGAGCTCTACCGGCAGGCCGACGTCGTGGTGGTCCCCTCGCGGTGGGCGGAGCCGTTCGCGCTCACCGTCATGGAGGGCATGGCCTCGGGCGTGCCCGTGGTGGCGTCGGCGGCCGGCGGGATCCCGGAGGTGCTGGGCGACGCGGGCGTGGCCGTGCGGCCGGACGACCCGGACGACCTCGCGGCGGCGCTCGAGGCGCTGGCCGACGACGAGACGCTGCGCCGGCAGGTGGGCGCGCGCTGCCGCCGCCGGGCCGAGGCGCGCGACTGGCGCTGGGCCCGCGGCGTGCTCGACGGCGTGCTCGCGGAGGTCGCCGGTGTTTCACCCACGCCGGTCGGGTGA
- a CDS encoding glycosyltransferase — translation MRVLRISHSAVVTAWRGREAALRARGLEVRTLSARRWEEGGRDVDLDPQPGEDVVGVRTVGRHPNVFLYDPRPIWRALGERWDVLDIHEEPAALATAEVLLLRALRRSRVPYVLYSAQNIAKRYPPPFRWWERRALRHAGAVSVCNTEAGDVLRAKGLTAPAHVIGLGVEQTGPAPTDAGVAGAAAPARTGYVGRLLAPHKGLDVLLDAAEADPGLHVAIAGAGPHEAALRRRASSPALAGRVTFHGHLAGAELAAFYRGIGVLAVPSVAAPGWLEQFGRVAVEAMAAGVPVVASDSGALRDVVGGAGVLVPPSDAPALAGALRTVLDDPEHAARLREAGLRRAAEYTWDAIAERYEALYRGLLPAGSAADAGATGAEPGTDRGVEVVVVAYGAADLLRRALAPVAGALPVTVVDNSGDPDVRAVAEAAGARYLDPGANLGFGAAVNHALAHRLLPGADVLLLNPDARVDPDGIAALHERLRAEPDLAAVGPAQVDEDGEPARVRWPFPTPRAAWRQAAGLGLGPDRGDGFVIGSVLLLRAEALARVGGFDESYFLYSEETDWQRRAHDAGWRSAVVPEVVAQHAGGGTSSDPARRETHFHAGQERYLRRHHGATGWASARAAVALGAVPRALLPGDRGRAARLRLRLYLGGPVRAEQALGDLRAPRGGGTAGAAAPVPPAAPGPGARPLPESVDEREPAA, via the coding sequence ATGCGCGTCCTGCGGATCTCCCACAGCGCCGTCGTCACGGCGTGGCGCGGTCGCGAGGCCGCCCTGCGCGCCCGCGGCCTCGAGGTCCGCACGCTCTCGGCCCGCCGCTGGGAGGAGGGCGGCCGGGACGTCGACCTGGACCCGCAGCCCGGCGAGGACGTCGTCGGCGTCCGCACCGTCGGCCGGCACCCGAACGTCTTCCTCTACGACCCGCGGCCGATCTGGCGCGCCCTCGGCGAGCGGTGGGACGTCCTCGACATCCACGAGGAGCCCGCCGCCCTCGCGACGGCGGAGGTGCTGCTGCTGCGCGCGCTGCGGCGGTCCCGGGTCCCCTACGTCCTGTACTCCGCGCAGAACATCGCCAAGCGCTACCCGCCGCCGTTCCGGTGGTGGGAGCGCCGGGCCCTGCGCCACGCCGGCGCCGTCAGCGTCTGCAACACCGAGGCCGGCGACGTGCTGCGCGCCAAGGGGCTGACCGCCCCCGCGCACGTCATCGGGCTCGGCGTCGAGCAGACCGGCCCGGCGCCCACGGACGCCGGCGTAGCCGGTGCGGCTGCCCCCGCTCGCACCGGCTACGTCGGCCGCCTCCTCGCGCCGCACAAGGGCCTCGACGTGCTGCTCGACGCCGCCGAGGCCGACCCCGGCCTGCACGTCGCCATCGCCGGCGCCGGCCCGCACGAGGCCGCCCTGCGGCGCCGGGCGTCCTCCCCCGCCCTCGCCGGGCGCGTCACGTTCCACGGGCACCTCGCCGGGGCGGAGCTCGCCGCGTTCTACCGCGGCATCGGCGTGCTCGCCGTGCCGTCCGTCGCCGCGCCCGGCTGGCTGGAGCAGTTCGGCCGGGTCGCCGTCGAGGCGATGGCCGCCGGGGTCCCCGTCGTGGCGTCCGACTCGGGCGCGCTGCGCGACGTCGTCGGCGGGGCCGGCGTGCTCGTCCCGCCCAGCGACGCCCCCGCCCTCGCCGGTGCCCTGCGCACGGTGCTCGACGACCCCGAGCACGCCGCGCGGCTGCGCGAGGCCGGGCTGCGGCGGGCCGCGGAGTACACGTGGGACGCGATCGCCGAGCGGTACGAGGCCCTGTACCGCGGGCTGCTGCCCGCCGGGTCCGCCGCGGACGCCGGGGCCACCGGCGCGGAGCCCGGCACCGACCGGGGCGTCGAGGTGGTCGTCGTGGCGTACGGCGCGGCCGACCTCCTCCGGCGCGCCCTCGCCCCCGTCGCCGGCGCGCTGCCCGTCACCGTGGTCGACAACTCCGGGGACCCCGACGTCCGCGCCGTGGCCGAGGCGGCCGGCGCGCGCTACCTCGACCCCGGCGCCAACCTCGGGTTCGGGGCCGCCGTCAACCACGCGCTCGCGCACCGGCTGCTGCCCGGCGCGGACGTGCTGCTGCTCAACCCGGACGCGCGCGTGGACCCGGACGGGATCGCCGCGCTGCACGAGCGGCTGCGCGCCGAGCCCGACCTGGCCGCCGTCGGCCCCGCGCAGGTCGACGAGGATGGGGAGCCCGCCCGCGTCCGGTGGCCGTTCCCCACCCCCCGCGCCGCCTGGCGGCAGGCGGCGGGCCTCGGGCTCGGCCCGGACCGCGGGGACGGCTTCGTGATCGGCTCCGTGCTGCTGCTGCGCGCCGAGGCGCTCGCCCGGGTCGGCGGGTTCGACGAGTCGTACTTCCTGTACTCCGAGGAGACCGACTGGCAGCGCCGGGCGCACGACGCCGGGTGGCGGTCGGCGGTCGTCCCGGAGGTCGTCGCCCAGCACGCCGGCGGCGGGACCAGCTCCGACCCGGCCCGCCGGGAGACGCACTTCCACGCCGGCCAGGAGCGCTACCTGCGCCGGCACCACGGCGCCACCGGGTGGGCGTCCGCCCGCGCGGCCGTCGCCCTCGGGGCCGTGCCCCGCGCGCTGCTCCCCGGGGACCGCGGCCGCGCCGCCCGGCTGCGGCTGCGGCTCTACCTGGGCGGGCCGGTGCGCGCCGAGCAGGCGCTGGGCGACCTGCGCGCGCCGCGCGGCGGCGGGACCGCCGGGGCCGCCGCGCCCGTCCCGCCCGCTGCGCCGGGTCCCGGCGCGCGCCCCCTGCCCGAGTCCGTCGACGAGCGGGAGCCCGCCGCATGA
- a CDS encoding O-antigen ligase family protein has product MTTTTPPAPPGPPAALGSALASAPGSALAPGVEPHGAPPPPGVLERVPGAGVTRRVALAAGLAALGVVLVLLTSVQPWLTLGAGVLVLVVGLTLREPLAIPVLGMPFLLLVNRVGGALSLSDLVLFAGFWPALLFARRPLTGAMRGVLWATAFYQATVLFTVIANPYVANAVEWLHSWLLVGGALLVGWAIGAAGHARLALGLYVAGAVVVTLAALTQFVVNLAHGSTAPVYLNEPFLMHKNYIGCVLAFAAIVVYARPRWLRWNDLVCLALFVLFVAGILVAQSRQALIGLAVAVAVVALRPDPHRHRSKVVLLAVAGGALVVGTLVQDQLESGDQYNSAYQRLIWFRQSLLIWEQYPWFGAGLRWWYTDRFDEKFQPPNAEFEMLSSGGIVGLVGFLVMFLAILVILWRVDSRYGTLAFVLVLMRLVQGQFDLFWVAAQVSIPFVIAGICLGAQAHAARSGAGEDGLPPRVAPPPPERRGPGSADSEEGRRARHARPERPHRRRLPLPIGHREHS; this is encoded by the coding sequence ATGACCACGACCACGCCACCCGCCCCGCCCGGTCCCCCGGCGGCGCTCGGCTCGGCGCTCGCCTCGGCGCCCGGCTCCGCGCTCGCCCCCGGGGTCGAGCCGCACGGGGCTCCGCCGCCGCCGGGCGTGCTCGAGCGCGTCCCCGGCGCGGGGGTGACGCGCCGGGTGGCGCTCGCCGCGGGGCTCGCCGCCCTGGGCGTCGTGCTGGTGCTGCTCACGTCCGTGCAGCCCTGGCTCACGCTCGGCGCGGGCGTGCTCGTCCTGGTGGTCGGCCTCACCCTGCGGGAGCCGCTGGCGATCCCGGTGCTCGGCATGCCGTTCCTGCTGCTGGTGAACCGGGTGGGCGGGGCCCTGTCCCTGTCGGACCTCGTCCTGTTCGCGGGGTTCTGGCCGGCGCTGCTGTTCGCCCGCCGACCCCTGACCGGCGCGATGCGCGGCGTGCTGTGGGCGACCGCGTTCTACCAGGCCACCGTCCTGTTCACCGTCATCGCGAACCCCTACGTGGCGAACGCCGTCGAGTGGCTGCACTCCTGGCTGCTGGTCGGGGGCGCCCTGCTGGTCGGCTGGGCGATCGGCGCCGCCGGGCACGCCCGGCTCGCGCTCGGGCTCTACGTGGCCGGGGCCGTCGTGGTGACGCTCGCCGCGCTGACGCAGTTCGTGGTGAACCTCGCGCACGGCAGCACCGCGCCGGTGTACCTCAACGAGCCGTTCCTCATGCACAAGAACTACATCGGGTGCGTGCTGGCCTTCGCGGCGATCGTCGTCTACGCCCGCCCGCGGTGGCTGCGGTGGAACGACCTCGTGTGCCTCGCCCTGTTCGTGCTGTTCGTCGCGGGCATCCTCGTCGCGCAGTCCCGCCAGGCGCTGATCGGGCTCGCCGTCGCCGTGGCCGTCGTGGCCCTGCGCCCCGACCCCCACCGGCACCGCTCGAAGGTCGTGCTGCTCGCGGTCGCGGGCGGCGCCCTCGTCGTCGGCACCCTCGTGCAGGACCAGCTCGAGTCCGGCGACCAGTACAACTCGGCCTACCAGCGCCTGATCTGGTTCCGGCAGTCGCTGCTGATCTGGGAGCAGTACCCCTGGTTCGGCGCCGGCCTGCGCTGGTGGTACACCGACCGGTTCGACGAGAAGTTCCAGCCGCCGAACGCCGAGTTCGAGATGCTGTCGTCGGGCGGCATCGTCGGCCTCGTCGGGTTCCTCGTCATGTTCCTGGCGATCCTCGTCATCCTGTGGCGGGTCGACTCCCGCTACGGCACCCTCGCGTTCGTCCTGGTGCTCATGCGCCTCGTGCAGGGCCAGTTCGACCTGTTCTGGGTCGCCGCGCAGGTGTCCATCCCGTTCGTGATCGCCGGCATCTGCCTCGGGGCGCAGGCGCACGCCGCCCGGTCCGGCGCCGGGGAGGACGGGCTGCCGCCCCGGGTGGCGCCACCACCGCCCGAGCGGCGCGGACCGGGCAGCGCGGACAGCGAGGAGGGCCGCCGCGCCCGGCACGCCCGCCCCGAGCGGCCCCACCGGCGCCGTCTGCCCCTGCCGATCGGCCACCGGGAGCACTCGTGA
- a CDS encoding glycosyltransferase family 4 protein — MTTDVVHVVCTDAFAGVERYVTTLARTQDARGLRVHVLGGAADRMPAELAGSGVRWAPAPTPPRAAAALRRVDTRLVHAHMTAAELAAVVAGRAPVVATRHFADRRGSSAAGRLVARVVGPRIAAQVAISRFVADRVDGASTVVHPGVPSVPRVDGEVAPARRPVVLMAQRLEAEKRTDLGLRVWAASGLADAGWELLVAGSGAERPALERLAAELGVAATTRFLGARSDVDALLTTAGIFLAPRPDEPYGLSVVEAMAHGTPVVAGRGGGHDETVGSADGAVLVPADDVPAAGAALARLARDPERRAAYGEELRAVQQQHFDLGTHADGVAAVYAAVLGGESGTRPVAGGAPGAAGPAGAPTAGAAATGAPDVPGLPGLPGAVRR, encoded by the coding sequence GTGACCACCGACGTCGTGCACGTCGTGTGCACCGACGCCTTCGCGGGTGTCGAGCGCTACGTGACCACCCTCGCCCGCACGCAGGACGCCCGCGGCCTGCGCGTGCACGTCCTCGGCGGTGCGGCGGACCGGATGCCCGCCGAGCTGGCCGGCTCCGGCGTCCGGTGGGCGCCCGCGCCGACGCCCCCGCGCGCCGCGGCCGCCCTGCGGCGGGTCGACACCCGCCTGGTGCACGCGCACATGACCGCCGCCGAGCTCGCGGCGGTCGTCGCGGGCCGCGCCCCCGTCGTCGCCACGCGGCACTTCGCGGACCGCCGGGGATCCTCCGCGGCCGGGCGCCTCGTGGCCCGCGTCGTCGGGCCGCGGATCGCGGCGCAGGTCGCGATCAGCCGGTTCGTGGCCGACCGCGTGGACGGCGCGTCGACCGTCGTGCACCCCGGCGTGCCGTCCGTGCCGCGGGTGGACGGCGAGGTGGCGCCCGCCCGCCGCCCCGTCGTGCTCATGGCGCAGCGGCTCGAGGCGGAGAAGCGGACGGACCTCGGCCTGCGCGTGTGGGCGGCCAGCGGGCTCGCCGACGCCGGCTGGGAGCTGCTCGTGGCGGGGTCCGGGGCCGAGCGGCCCGCGCTGGAGCGCCTGGCCGCCGAGCTCGGGGTCGCGGCGACCACGCGGTTCCTCGGCGCGCGGTCCGACGTCGACGCGCTGCTCACGACCGCGGGGATCTTCCTCGCCCCCCGGCCCGACGAGCCCTACGGCCTGTCGGTGGTCGAGGCCATGGCGCACGGGACCCCGGTCGTCGCGGGGCGCGGCGGCGGGCACGACGAGACCGTGGGGTCCGCGGACGGGGCGGTGCTCGTGCCCGCCGACGACGTCCCCGCGGCGGGCGCCGCGCTCGCCCGGCTCGCCCGCGACCCGGAGCGCCGCGCCGCCTACGGCGAGGAGCTCCGGGCGGTGCAGCAGCAGCACTTCGACCTCGGCACGCACGCCGACGGCGTCGCCGCGGTGTACGCGGCGGTGCTCGGCGGGGAGAGCGGGACGCGGCCGGTCGCGGGCGGGGCGCCCGGGGCCGCCGGACCCGCCGGGGCCCCGACGGCGGGTGCCGCGGCGACCGGTGCGCCCGACGTGCCCGGTCTGCCCGGTCTGCCCGGGGCGGTGCGCCGGTGA
- a CDS encoding glycosyltransferase, producing the protein MTAATHASVRRSAAPDDRRDLVVVSLEPWDEVWRRNQHLVAGLLADDPGLRVLFVEPPVDHLHDLRRGAQPTLGRPVRRLGPQDGAPAGRAWAYRPTKWLPRRLDAGGDDRRARAVARVARRLGMADPVLWVNDPGGAAVLRATGWRALYDVTDDWLRAVREPAEHERLEAAERVLMERCAEVVVCSPALVRAKGADRPVTLLTNAVDVDAYRTPAPRPADLPDGPYAVYVGTLHPDRLDVDACLRLATHLRATGSRLVLVGPPLLDPLDLTRLEAAGALLLGARPAALVPAYLQHAGALVVPHVVDDFTDSLDPIKLYEYLAVGRPIVATPVAGFRDQPPDRVTTASPQHLPDVVARVLADADATGADATGPRFPLRPPADADVPRWSDRVREMAEVLSRVRAG; encoded by the coding sequence GTGACCGCCGCGACCCACGCCTCCGTGCGGCGCTCCGCGGCCCCGGACGACCGCCGCGACCTCGTCGTGGTGTCCCTGGAGCCGTGGGACGAGGTGTGGCGCCGCAACCAGCACCTCGTCGCGGGGCTCCTGGCCGACGACCCGGGGCTGCGCGTGCTGTTCGTCGAGCCGCCCGTCGACCACCTGCACGACCTGCGCCGCGGTGCCCAGCCCACCCTCGGCCGCCCGGTGCGGCGGCTCGGCCCGCAGGACGGCGCCCCCGCCGGCCGGGCGTGGGCGTACCGGCCGACCAAGTGGCTGCCGCGCCGTCTCGACGCGGGCGGTGACGACCGGCGGGCCCGGGCGGTCGCCCGCGTGGCCCGGCGGCTCGGCATGGCGGACCCGGTGCTGTGGGTGAACGACCCGGGCGGTGCCGCCGTGCTGCGCGCCACCGGCTGGCGGGCGCTGTACGACGTCACCGACGACTGGCTGCGCGCCGTCCGCGAGCCCGCCGAGCACGAGCGCCTCGAGGCCGCCGAGCGGGTGCTGATGGAGCGCTGCGCGGAGGTCGTCGTCTGCTCCCCCGCGCTCGTGCGCGCGAAGGGCGCCGACCGCCCCGTGACGCTGCTGACCAACGCCGTCGACGTGGACGCCTACCGCACGCCCGCGCCCCGCCCGGCCGACCTGCCGGACGGCCCGTACGCGGTGTACGTCGGGACCCTGCACCCCGACCGGCTCGACGTCGACGCGTGCCTGCGGCTCGCGACGCACCTGCGGGCGACCGGCTCCCGGCTCGTGCTGGTCGGGCCGCCGCTGCTGGACCCGCTCGACCTGACGCGGCTCGAGGCCGCGGGCGCCCTGCTGCTCGGCGCCCGCCCGGCCGCGCTGGTCCCCGCGTACCTGCAGCACGCCGGTGCGCTCGTCGTGCCCCACGTCGTCGACGACTTCACCGACTCGCTGGACCCGATCAAGCTGTACGAGTACCTGGCGGTGGGCCGCCCGATCGTGGCGACGCCCGTCGCCGGGTTCCGCGACCAGCCGCCGGACCGCGTGACCACGGCGTCGCCGCAGCACCTGCCGGACGTCGTCGCCCGCGTGCTCGCGGACGCCGACGCGACCGGGGCCGACGCCACCGGGCCTCGGTTCCCGCTGCGGCCGCCGGCCGACGCCGACGTGCCCCGCTGGTCCGACCGGGTCCGGGAGATGGCGGAGGTGCTCAGCCGCGTCCGCGCCGGCTGA
- a CDS encoding glycosyltransferase, whose amino-acid sequence MTTGRGAPRDAAALGEPHVPHGPHGPGAPGAPHAPVRVVVLDHTAELGGAELALLRTCRALDPARVAVTVVLFSDGPLRERLREAGVAVRVLPLDPAVARTDRATAGRSVLGAARSAVATAPFVARLGRLLRELDADVVHTTSLKADLLGLPAAALARRPLVWHVHDRIADDYLPGGLARVLRAVARRGPRHVVVNSHATAATLLPLRRGWTLAYPGLAPEQVAADPAARPVPEVPVVGLVGRISPTKGQREFVEACTLLAERFPAARFRVVGASLFAEAAYEAQVRELAARRGLDGRLEWTGWVADPVAEVDGLSVLVHASPVPEPFGQVVAEGMARGVPVVATAGGGVDELAVAADGTERCLLVPPRDPAALAAAVARVLERPQEAAARADRAWKDVQAEFAVERTADRLTTVWERVSRRGRG is encoded by the coding sequence GTGACCACCGGACGCGGTGCGCCGCGTGACGCCGCCGCGCTGGGCGAGCCGCACGTGCCGCACGGGCCGCACGGGCCGGGCGCACCGGGCGCGCCGCACGCCCCGGTGCGGGTGGTCGTGCTGGACCACACCGCGGAGCTGGGCGGCGCCGAGCTCGCGCTGCTGCGCACGTGCCGCGCGCTGGACCCGGCCCGGGTCGCGGTGACGGTCGTGCTGTTCTCCGACGGTCCGCTGCGCGAGCGCCTGCGCGAGGCGGGCGTGGCGGTGCGGGTGCTGCCGCTGGACCCGGCCGTCGCCCGCACCGACCGCGCGACGGCGGGGCGCTCGGTGCTCGGGGCGGCGCGGTCCGCGGTCGCGACCGCGCCGTTCGTGGCCCGGCTCGGCCGCCTGCTGCGGGAGCTGGACGCGGACGTGGTCCACACGACGTCGCTCAAGGCGGACCTGCTCGGTCTGCCGGCCGCGGCGCTCGCCCGGCGGCCGCTCGTCTGGCACGTGCACGACCGGATCGCGGACGACTACCTGCCGGGCGGGCTCGCCCGGGTGCTGCGGGCGGTCGCGCGCCGCGGGCCCCGGCACGTCGTGGTCAACTCGCACGCGACCGCCGCGACCCTGCTGCCGCTGCGCCGGGGCTGGACGCTCGCGTACCCCGGTCTCGCGCCGGAGCAGGTCGCGGCGGACCCCGCGGCGCGGCCGGTCCCGGAGGTCCCGGTCGTCGGCCTGGTGGGGCGGATCAGCCCGACCAAGGGCCAGCGCGAGTTCGTCGAGGCGTGCACCCTGCTGGCCGAGCGGTTCCCCGCGGCCCGGTTCCGGGTGGTGGGCGCGTCCCTGTTCGCCGAGGCGGCCTACGAGGCGCAGGTGCGCGAGCTGGCCGCCCGGCGCGGGCTGGACGGACGGCTGGAGTGGACGGGCTGGGTCGCGGACCCGGTCGCCGAGGTGGACGGGCTGTCCGTGCTGGTGCACGCGTCGCCGGTGCCCGAGCCGTTCGGGCAGGTCGTCGCCGAGGGGATGGCCCGCGGCGTGCCCGTGGTCGCGACCGCCGGCGGCGGCGTCGACGAGCTCGCCGTGGCGGCCGACGGCACGGAGCGCTGCCTGCTGGTCCCGCCGCGTGACCCGGCGGCGCTGGCCGCGGCCGTCGCGCGCGTGCTGGAGCGCCCGCAGGAGGCCGCCGCGCGGGCGGACCGGGCGTGGAAGGACGTGCAGGCGGAGTTCGCCGTCGAGCGCACGGCCGACCGGCTGACCACGGTGTGGGAGCGGGTCAGCCGGCGCGGACGCGGCTGA